ATCATCCCTACGCTTCCaatctttatgtgtgttttgtgtgtgtgtgtgtgtgtgtgtgtgtgtgtgtgtgtgtgtgtgtgtgtgtgtgtctctgtgtgtctttgtgtgtctgtgtgtttgatctTAGTTCTTCCTCTCAAATGCAGTCTGACAGCCTGCAAAGAGAACTACTGAGAAATATCGGTGAAGTTTGCAATTATCAGTTACATACTAATGTTGTCTATATGtataatacagtgtgtgtttgtgtgtgtgtgtgtgtgtgtgtgtgtgtgtgtgtgtgtgtgtgtgtgtgtgtgtgtgtgtgtgtgtgtgtgtgtgtgtgtgtgtgtgtgtgtgtgtgtgcgttgttaAATCTGGAAATGGGCTTCCCATGTTGTGGAACGGCAGCAAAAGACAAGTgcttgcaaaaaaagaaaacaaattgtaTTTGTTAGCATTCATTGGTGCCAACTGGTTAAATCAATCATACTGTGTGTCACCAAGTGGGCATCAAGGTAGGACCACCACCAGCTACAGGACTGTAGGACTGccactgtgtgtatatgtgttcttTGTAGAGTATGTGCTTCTTGACATGCAGTATGTGGCAGACTTAAGACTTGAGTTTGAAGTAGTTGGATTCTCTAGTGGTTTGAGTTGTGTCTTAGTTTTGATGTTCTAATGTCTGGATTGAAGTTGTTCAATAAAGCTTGACGGCTGGATCAGGATCAGCGATTGAATGATGGTTTATTGTAGTTACAATCAGTGGATAACGGAACACAGGCTAAGTCTCGGACAGTAAAACCGAACAAAGACCTCACAGTTGTGATTTGCTATCAAAGCGTGGCGCACAGTATCTCCACGTAAGATGCTGCACGCTTGGCTTCTCGATCCGTCTCAGAGTCAAATCCTTAGTACAATCAGTTATACATTCTAACAGGAATCATATCCACTTAAAGGTGGCAAGAAGTGGAAAAAAACAGCTCAGCTCTGACCAGATGgcaaacccagacacacagcTCCGGCCTTCGGCCCATGTTATGACTGATGTTCCGACCAACAAGGCCTTCTCTAAAGTAAACAGAACTAAATGTGCACCTATCAGAGGCTAAAGTCAGCCTTTCTGTCACAGACAAGTAATATCCAAGTGTATGCCTACCCACACATATTTCCCATTCTATAAGTAATATATATGAACACACCAGAATACAGTAAGAATACCCCAGAATCCAACAAAGTTCATGTCTTGTgtactttgtgtttgtgtgtgtgtgtgtgtgtgtgtgtgtgtgtgtgcatcattgtGCAGACCCTGTGACTGCTTATACTGTGCATCCCCTCCCAAACTGCTCTCTGTGCATGTCCTTGAGAACATGCTCGAATGTCACACTTGTGTCAGGGGCCTCATCTGtatctctctgcatctctgcgTTGTGGGTGTAAGAATTTTTATTTGTGTGCTTGACAGGAACATTAACTTTTCACACAATCAGGGTGAGCGGAGCGAGACGCTACTGTAGCTAGAAGAATATTGCTATGAAAAACACTTCTTGCAGAAGACGTATGAAATCCATTATGCCCAAGATTAAGATTAGGTAGATTTAACTATGTGTCATTGTCATTGTGATATTCCACATACTGTGATATTCCACATACTGGATTCATTTCCAAGTGCATTTTATCCAATAACAAACAGTTCCTAATAGGACTAATCCATGTAAGAACCTGCAATTGGGGGCACTGCCTGAAATGGGGCCCTTCTTGGGCCTCTGGACTTACAGTAAACTCCCACTATTTTGGCTATTTTGAGGCCTGTATCCCTAACTGGGGCCCTGGGTAGTCAGTCCCATTGTTGTTCTGTATGCTGAACTGTCATTGATGTACTGCAACAACAGGACTATAATATAAAGCACACTATTAATTTTActtacagtgtttgtgtgtgtgtgtgtgtgtgtgtgtgtgtgtgtgtgtgtgtgtgtgtgtgtgtgtgtgtgtgtgtgtgattgtgttacAATCATTGACTTTTGTCTTTATCCAGCATTACCCTACCCGTAATTTTCTAACTAATAGCCACGCCCTATACATAGATTTTTTGTTTTAGCTATGGGGACTGTTACATATAGTagtgatatggttttgtttcttttaacttgcatgaaacactccTGCGGCTTATAGTACATACACAACGTggctaacacacacaatgtgcctGATACACAGGAAGTTACTGTAGTTACGTAAAAGTGCAGTCATGGGATTTTCATGGGAAAGAAAATGCTGCCCATTCCatgagtacactgtaaaaaaacggTCTCCATGCCGTAGGCAGCGCAGGCTGTGAAGCAAAGTGGAGGCAGAATGTCCCCCGAGCAAAAATGAAACCCTGTGTggaatttctctgggaataTTGAAGGTGAGCTACAGTACCTCTGGGATGTTTTGTttgctcctcttttttttttgtcacaacaGCATCTGCTAATAGATTTAATTTAAATATAAACttagacacaaacaaatgcagctTCCTGCACAATCCCTAACTGCAGCTTTAACTATTGACTAAACAACTGGGaatactttttatttttttatgaataGTTCGGACTATTGAACTTTCTTTCAAGCTTCTTAGCTCAATAAGTTACGTACAATGTAGTCAAGGTCTCTCAAGTTAAAAGTGATTGTACCCCTAGCCCGggcttacagtatgtcactgaagaCAGCAAGCAGGCTTACCACCTTACATGCATTGTACGTACATTTATACAAGTCATTTAGCTGAAACTTTTACCCGAAGAAGTATGACAAAACAACATTTTTCGGACAAAAAAGTAACAATGAAGGTACAGTGTGACTAGAACATGTTAGTGCAGCAGTATTCGCCTCGCCTGGGCTCATGTCACTGACAAAGGCAGCAGGATTATCGCAGTGTAAAGAGAGTAACGGCTCTTTTCTCTCAATGGTGCACCCTGGTATGCAGGGCTTTAATGGAACATTCAGGAATGTAGCGTTCAAAATCCTGACAGTGATTGCACAGTATTTAAGTTACACAATGTTTTGATCATGCTGCCGTTTCCAAGatgttactgtatgtaaaaaatatatgatgATAAAAGTTGTGTTACTGTAATCttgttttattctgttttgCTCTCGTAGGAAGTGAATCTATTTAGGTGTTAAAGACAATGCCATGACTAATGTCTTTTCTAAGGCATAAATTTGAAGTCTAATAAATAATCAATACATTCTGAGCAATAATGCTTATTACccttatatttttttctatagcGATATAAATGCATGTACTAGTGGTGTAGTCAGTCTTATGAAAGGTGGAATAGCTAATGCAAGGATGTATACTGTACTCTTATGGCTGTGCCTTCCTGAAAAGATGGACTGAGTTTCCTGTAAAGAGGCAGATGTGTGAAGGGGCCGGTCTGTAGAGCGCTGTATAAGTGCCCCAGACTCCCAGCTCCTCTAGCACTTCAGCCTGAGGAGGACCCATCACAGCCCTGACCAGCCCCAGCTCCCCTGTGACTGAAGCCCACTGCAGCACCACTCTGCAGCAGCACCATCAACATGGTTCGTAGACCctgcgctcgcacacacacacgcacacgcacacacacacacacacgcacacgcacgcacgcacgcatgcacacacacttgtgcgtagccgacacacacacatacacactactctTTAGGTGGTTTACAGTTTAGACAGGTTCAGAATGTGTCTCATGTTAAACAATACCGTGTAGAGTGTATTGCtgcatttctgtgtgagtgtgtttctgtgtgtgtgtttgcatgtttgtttgtgtgtttattactgtaagtgtgtttgtgtgtgtgtgtgtgtgtgtgtgtgtgtgtgtgtgtgtgtgtgagtgtgtgtgtgtgtgtgtgtgtgtgtgtgtgtgtgtgtgtgtgtgtgtatgtgtatgtgtatgtgtgtgtgtgtgtgtgggtacataTAGCTATGACTCTGACTTTAACAGTAATgctaatgttttgtgtgtggatatgtgtacaGTGGTGGATGTGTATAAAAGACGGTGGTATTGAGTAATGCCATGttacctgtgcaggtgtgtgcaggtatgctGAGTGGACTCATCttggtctctctcctctcctctgggttCGGAGGGGTTGTGGGCCGGGACAGTTTGAACCCAAAGGGCCTTCTACGGATGATCCAGCAGTTCAATGCGTAAGTTGGGTTGGGGTCTAGCAGACATAGCCTATTAGAGTCATTAAACACATCCTCTGATCGATTATTAAAATCTTAAGCATACAGTAATCCTTCAGACTAATTGCCAGATTGATTCTCTGTTAAAATGTGGGTaatttcaaataaatattttcctgatttttttttttttttttttttttttttttatgagttGATTCGATATCATTCTATTCATATCGCCTTATCCTAAATATAAAAAACAGTGTAtgtataaacaaaaaaaagttgataagatattattttgaaaaataataTTCTACAGGTATGAAGCAGAGGACAGAAATGAGGACCAGTTTGCTGTTGCCGTGTATTCGTCTGAGGATCGGCGCCCCAACTCTGACACTGAGCACAGCGGTGATGATACCAAGCAAGACCTGCAGCAGGATGAAGAGTATGTAGGCGACGGCGTCATGGTTGCTAGTCCTCGACTGGACCAAAGCGCCGTGGTCCCCAGGGATACCGGGAACATGCTGGTGCCGCAGAACTACCTGAAGAAACTCGTGCCTGAAGGTGAAGACCTCGTTCAAGGTGGCAAGAGgcgtaagaagaagaagaagaagaagaagaaaaacaagaaggataagaagaagaagaagaaaaagaagaagaagaagaagaagaaggacaaGAAACACCACCTCCTGCCAGACCACAACCATGACGatgacaacaaccacaacaatgaCGATGACAACAACCATCACCATGATGACAACAACAACCCCAATAACAATGATGACGacaaccaccatcaccatgGCGATGATAACAACCACCACCATGGAGAATCAGTGGTTGAAGTGGATTTGAACTCTCTGGCTAAAATCATCCAGCTTTTTGAGTCTAAATGAGCATGTATTAGTTACATGTAATTTAAAAGCAATGAATTTTACTGCAAATGTTGTAGTTACCAGTTATCTGTCAAGACTGGCTAAAACTTTTTTTAATcaaacttttttgtctttctcaaaCGATTAGCATTAACCTTTCCAAATTCATGTACTAAACAATATTAATACTTTTTGACTGCTGTTACCAGTAATTTCATCATTTTGAATAATTtacataataaataaatcatttagCAGCAATTACTTATTCCTGTCTGTGTTTCAAGAGCAAATAATACATGTTTGGGTGTGCGAGAGTTGGACAGAGAAACTCAAGGAAAGTGGTTATATAAACAAagtatataataataattaaaggaGCTCTAAGCAATCCGCTACGGCAACAAAAGCAACCTGGGCCAACCTGGACCAAAACCATAATAAACTGTCCCAGCAAATCACAGAAGAGATGCgcgtttaggagagtttcaattgcacgGGGGGAGAAAGTAGCGAGCTAGCTCTTTGTTTTAATTGAACGTCAACAAAAGCAATGTTACCCAGCATCGCTTAGAGCGCCTTTAAATAACTTGGCAATTCATATTTTAGCAAAAAGGACAAAGACGATCTTGAAGAATAATTTACTGAATTTGACAAGAAGTCTACTGTAACGCAATCAAGGACTGTGCCTCAGTCAAATCGAACGTACTGTAATC
The Sardina pilchardus chromosome 13, fSarPil1.1, whole genome shotgun sequence genome window above contains:
- the LOC134100018 gene encoding uncharacterized protein MAL13P1.304-like, producing the protein MVCAGMLSGLILVSLLSSGFGGVVGRDSLNPKGLLRMIQQFNAYEAEDRNEDQFAVAVYSSEDRRPNSDTEHSGDDTKQDLQQDEEYVGDGVMVASPRLDQSAVVPRDTGNMLVPQNYLKKLVPEGEDLVQGGKRRKKKKKKKKKNKKDKKKKKKKKKKKKKKDKKHHLLPDHNHDDDNNHNNDDDNNHHHDDNNNPNNNDDDNHHHHGDDNNHHHGESVVEVDLNSLAKIIQLFESK